A DNA window from Mytilus edulis chromosome 14, xbMytEdul2.2, whole genome shotgun sequence contains the following coding sequences:
- the LOC139502689 gene encoding E3 ubiquitin-protein ligase TRIM71-like → MSSNTSLCGICSLRQITRTSEHWCPECEEGLCEECKEHHKLLKATRRHEPIPITSYKSLPSYINDIKQSCVYHNEQYQIYCNEHALPLCLQCINDHSKCDVVSLEKVISNVKTSGQYLDLESRLDDLLQDIERIKKSREANVTDIETLRVQHVKEIKQIRVEINNHLDNLEKQILKELEEKEWQCKESIQKVLLPVKERKTTITQCQLNFKSIQEHASDLQTFIGMRDLEVKVNENEQYLQSLIDTKGFGHLELVYKVDTNVQNILNNLKSFGSIEIKNHISDIELTRAKDKQAQIQVATTRRTVNDVKLIQQKKITTIVMAVRGCCMSREGDFLFTDHALHSLCVIKLDGTLEYKMSVDSSYGFDITFVDDNNVAITSGDSPKKTGIDIINIENRSKIKFINLPGCSYGITHDHDSLFVCVGGRGIYKVNSADYTTSHVISCELPWGSYISVFNKKIYFTNGDSNSVACCDHNGARVWTFKDYSVLKEPRGIAVDNDGNVLIVGESSSNVVIISKDGTHHKEILTKGDGLLKPTAIFFDKQNKKLLVTNLEHSAFLYNVA, encoded by the coding sequence ATGTCGTCTAATACAAGTTTATGTGGAATATGTTCACTTCGACAGATAACGAGAACTTCTGAACACTGGTGCCCGGAATGTGAAGAAGGTCTCTGCGAAGAGTGCAAAGAGCATCATAAATTACTGAAAGCCACCCGAAGACACGAACCCATACCAATTACTAGTTACAAATCTCTTCCATCTTATATAAACGACATAAAACAATCATGTGTCTATCACAATGAACAATATCAAATATATTGCAATGAACATGCATTACCTCTCTGTCTTCAATGTATCAATGATCATAGCAAGTGCGACGTCGTTTCTCTGGAAAAGGTCATCAGCAACGTCAAAACCTCTGGGCAATATCTAGATTTAGAATCAAGGCTGGACGACTTATTACAAGACATTGAAAGAATAAAGAAAAGCCGAGAGGCTAATGTTACTGACATTGAAACATTACGAGTTCAACATGTTAAAGAAATAAAGCAGATAAGAGTTGAAATAAACAATCATTTAGATAATCTTGAGAAACAAATTCTTAAAGAACTCGAAGAGAAAGAATGGCAATGTAAGGAGAGTATTCAGAAAGTTTTGCTGCCGGTCAAAGAAAGAAAAACTACAATAACTCAATGTCAATTGAATTTCAAAAGCATTCAAGAACATGCATCCGATCTTCAAACATTTATTGGAATGAGAGACCTTGAGGtcaaggttaatgaaaatgaacAATATTTGCAGTCGTTGATAGATACAAAAGGTTTCGGTCATCTTGAATTAGTGTACAAGGTTGacacaaatgttcaaaatattttgaacaatcttAAGAGTTTCGggtcaattgaaataaaaaatcacatAAGTGATATTGAGTTGACAAGAGCGAAAGATAAGCAAGCGCAAATACAAGTAGCAACAACGAGGAGGACCGTTAACGATGTTAAGTTAATTCAGCagaagaaaataacaactattGTAATGGCAGTAAGGGGTTGCTGTATGTCTAGAGAAGGAGACTTTTTGTTCACTGATCATGCCTTACATTCTCTGTGCGTAATAAAATTAGATGGAACCCTGGAATATAAGATGTCGGTTGATTCTAGTTATGGATTTGATATAACATTTGTCGATGATAACAATGTCGCTATTACATCGGGAGATTCACCAAAGAAGACCGGTATTGACATTATTAACATTGAGAACCGAAGTAAAATAAAGTTCATCAACCTTCCAGGTTGTTCATATGGAATCACACATGATCACGACTCGTTGTTTGTCTGTGTTGGAGGACGTGGTATATATAAAGTGAACAGTGCAGATTATACTACCTCTCACGTAATCAGTTGTGAATTACCTTGGGGATCCTACATATCTGTATTTAACAAGAAGATATACTTTACTAACGGGGATAGTAACAGTGTAGCTTGTTGTGACCACAATGGGGCACGTGTTTGGACCTTTAAAGATTATTCAGTTTTGAAAGAACCGAGAGGAATCGCTGTAGATAATGATGGAAACGTGTTAATTGTTGGGGAAAGCTCGTCAAATGTAGTCATTATATCAAAAGACGGAACACATCACAAGGAAATCCTGACCAAAGGAGATGGTCTCCTTAAACCAACCGCTATTTTCTTTGATAAACAGAATAAGAAACTGCTTGTTACAAATCTAGAGCATTCAGCCTTTCTCTACAATGTTGCGTAA